Genomic segment of Cucurbita pepo subsp. pepo cultivar mu-cu-16 unplaced genomic scaffold, ASM280686v2 Cp4.1_scaffold000543, whole genome shotgun sequence:
TATTGCTATGATGCAGGTGTAATATACTGTAGaatttgatatattatattatgttgtAATTATGAGATACACAatgttatgaaatattttgttgataCGTTGTGTTATATGAAATTATACTATATTATAGAGAGTGTTAACTAGATCAATATGCATGTATCGTATCTTATGTTTGTTagtgtatatattattttaatagataAATAGGTAGACgtagtatatatttttttatagcttaaaaaaaacaacgtttctcaaaaatataaaaatactaaaaatatatatatatttaatataaataaatctaaaaataatttaatatttaatgagtTAATATAAGAGGAAAGCCGAAGCTGGactcaattaaaaaaaggtcttcgaattaaaaatactaaaaaatattataaaactaataaaaaaaaatcaaacacattATATTATTGGCTTTCAATTTCTGTTCCGCCCAAACTAACAAACGAATTATTCTTGTTTTGCTATCTACCAATTAGTACTTCAGTATTTGACACGTCTTTGGTCTATTTCTGTGTTCTTTTTCAATTGGTGAAAGGTCCCATGTTCGCCCTTCCGACTCAGCGCGTCGGCTGCTTGAttactctttcttgtcttgtgttcaaatttgaagtcaaATTCAGCCAAAAACTCTTGCCACTGGGTTGTTTTGCCAgcaattttggttgatcgaaGAAGTGGCAAATAGCGCTGTTATACGTCTTCACTATGAACTGTGATCCCAAGAGATATTGTTTCCAGACTCGTAGGCTGGACCACAACcagtctttcctttctttttcagagaCCGTGTATCTCCTTTCAGCATCGTCcaacctttcttttctttttcagagaCAGTGTATCTTCTTTCAGCATCGTTGAGCTCTCGACTTTCATAAGCGATGGGGTGGTTTTCTTGAATGAGGACACCGCCTAGGGCAAAGTCGGAAGCATCTGTCTCTTTTTCAAGATATACATCTAAAGTCTTctcataaattttagaaacacATTTTGTATCAACTCGACTTTCTTAAACTCTAGATCGTCATGAATTTGTTACCAAATGCATATTGAcgtcattttaaaataaaaacaaaaacatgttaataataaactaatttcaaagaaataacCAAAGATACCCATTTAAAAgcaaatcataaaataaaaaattccataaataaatgaaagaaagaaaatttgaaagtaaataattaaaatgtcgTATAACTGTAATAAAAACATGATCGTTTTatatcatacaatttaatttacttCTCACTTATAAAAGTAATTACTACCATTGCATACAGATAAATAagaattattgtaattttcgtgacataaatatatatttactctaataatatttaaaatattttaaattaaaaacgcaaaaaccctaaatcgATTAACGTTTCCCACACAAATAGagtgtttcaaaataatatgtaacgaaccaaaacattgatggaagaaggtaaacgaaatatttttttttcataagaatATAGAAATCTCCAAACAGACTATTTTAAAACAACccatcaattatttaaaaaatgacatcGAGACTAAATTTGgattataatttcttaaaataaaagtttgtGGGTAAANNNNNNNNNNNNNNNNNNNNNNNNNNNNNNNNNNNNNNNNNNNNNNNNNNNNNNNNNNNNNNNNNNNNNNNNNNNNNNNNNNNNNNNNNNNNNNNNNNNNNNNNNNNNNNNNNNNNNNNNNNNNNNNNNNNNNNNNNNNNNNNNNNNNNNNNNNNNNNNNNNNNNNNNNNNNNNNNNNNNNNNNNNNNNNNNNNNNNNNNNNNNNNNNNNNNNNNNNNNNNNNNNNNNNNNNNNNNNNNNNNNNNNNNNNNNNNNNNNNNNNNNNNNNNNNNNNNNNNNNNNNNNNNNNNNNNNNNNNNNNNNNNNNNNNNNNNNNNNNNNNNNNNNNNNNNNNNNNNNNNNNNNNNNNNNNNNNNNNNNNNNNNNNNNNNNNNNNNNNNNNNNNNNNNNNNNNNNNNNNNNNNNNNNNNNNNNNNNNNNNNNNNNNNNNNNNNNNNNNNNNNNNNNNNNNNNNNNNNNNNNNNNNNNNNNNNNNNNNNNNNNNNNNNNNNNNNNNNNNNNNNNNNNNNNNNNNNNNNNNNNNNNNNNNNNNNNNNNNNNNNNNNNNNNNNNNNNNNNNNNNNNNNNNNNNNNNNNNNNNNNNNNNNNNNNNNNNNNNNNNNNNNNNNNNNNNNNNNNNNNNNNNNNNNNNNNNNNNNNNNNNNNNNNNNNNNNNNNNNNNNNNNNNNNNNNNNNNNNNNNNNNNNNNNNNNNNNNNNNNNNNNNNNNNNNNNNNNNNNNNNNNNNNNNAAACTTCAACGCTAATCTTTTGCTGCTCCTGTTCTTTACTTCAATCCCAACTCacgttttcattaaatattacatcccttctaactaaaatcttttcaCTAAGGGGTTGTATAATTTATATGCCTTTGATTGAGTACAATAGCCAATGTATGcattttttcagatttttcatcAAGCTTCTGACGAATTTGAGGATGTTTCAAAGCATAAGCAACACAACCAAAGATTCATAAATGACTTACAGATGGTTTCCTTCCATGCCATGCTTCATAAGGAGTTCGATTCATAACAGCCTTTGTTGGTGAGAGGTTTAATAGATAAACAGATGTTGCTACAGCTTCTGCCCAAAATTGATTTGGAAGTCTCCTTGCTTGTAACATACTTCTTGCCATCTCCACAATAGTTCGATTTTTTCATTCAACGattctattttgtttggaTGCCCTCTTCTTCACAAATAGATTGAACTCTTTAGATATGAACTCGTCACCTCTATTTGTGCGAAAACCTTTAATGTGACAGCCACTCTAGTTCTCCACCATAGCTTTAAAAATCTGGAACTTCTGAAAAGTTTCTGACTTATGTTGTGGGAAGTAAACCCAGCTCATGCAACTATAGTCATCAATGAATAGTAAAAAGTATATACTCCCACCCAAGGACTTCGTTTGCATCGGCTCACATAAATCAGCATGAATTAGTTCTAGACAATGTGAAGCTCTTTTAGCTTTTCCAACAAGAAAGAACTTCCTAGTCTGCTTGCCATAAATGCATCCTTCACATAAATCGAAAATCATACCTTTATCACTGAGTATTTTTAGGCCGTTCATATGAAGATGCCCATATCTGAGATGCCATAAATCCTCCATGTTAGAAACATCAAGTGAAAACATCTTAATTTGAAGTCAtggcaatttgaactttatgaCCTGATTTCTTATGTGTAATGACACATGTGTTATCATCAAATAGAACAGAATGTCCTCTAGTCATCAATTGTCCGACACTCAGTAAATTGTACCCTAAATCAGGTACAAATTGAACATTATCTAATTGTTTGATCTTACCATGATTGGTTTCGACTTTCACTAGACATTTTCCTTCAACTTGcatctcttttgtatttccaaGTTGCACCTTAATTTTTTGCGTCTCATCAAGCTCTTTGAATAAGGATTTTGTGTCTGTCATATGGTTCAAGCATCCGCTATCAACAAACCATAAGTCACATTTTTTCGGATTAGTATCCATGCACGCCATAAACAGCTTTGcttattcttcttcattctctgctGCAAAATTCATTCGTTTATTTTTGTACCAACAATCAGATTTTGTGTGCCCATATCTTCTGCAATGGTATCATTGTATGACATTCCTTTATTCATTGGATTGTCTCTGCCCATCACTTCTCCATCTATCCCTGTTATCATGACCACCATGGAAGCTGCAaaatcctcctcttccacgacttctacctgctaaatgaatattttctctttttttgttttcgttgTTGTTTGTCTCCTTCACTTGTAGTGCctttttttcgtttctttctaATGCTCTATTGATTCTTGCCTCATGAGTCTGCAGCGAGCCCATCAGTTCATCAACAGAGAGTATGGATAGATCCTTAGCTTCTTCTATGGCAGCCACCACATGGTCAAACTTTGGAGTCAAGCTTCTTAACACCTTTGCAATAATTGTTTCgtctgaaattttctctccataagTACGTATCTGACTGACTATTGTCATTGCTCTTGACAAAAAGTCAGCAATTGATTTGTCATTCGTCATGAGtagaatttcaaaatcatgtcttAGGGATTGCAATTTCACTGTTATGACCTTTGAATCTCCTAGAAACGCCTTCGGTAGAATTGACCTTGCCTGCTTTGAAGTGGTTGCTGCTGCAATTCGTAAAAATATAGTCTCATGAACTACTTGTTGAATAGTGAATAGAGCCTTGGCATCGTTTTTCTAGGTTTTTCTtagtctctccttttcttctattgtggGTTCTAATACATCAACAAACCCGTGCTCCACTAAGTCCCATAGCTCCAGCGATCTGAGCAAGATCTTCATCTTAATGCTCTAACACTCATATTTCTCACCATTAAAGATTCGTAAAACTAGCTACTgcccttttttgttttgtgaaaaAATAATCACTCACCCTCGTGTTGAAGGAACATGtctttgataccaaatttgttgGGGAAAGGGATGTGAAAGAGATAGGAAGAGATAAAATAGATCAAAACTGCAAcactctattattattttctaactcAATGCATAAAGGGTGACACAATTACAGTATCTATTTTCTGATTCAATGCATAAAGGGTTACACAGTTCCAGTATTGATACGCTTATACACTAGACtagaaatagtaaattatggaaatctagataaattcaaatctattaacaatctcctaaaattttgttagtttgaatactttgaatcatatctcaacacaCACTGGcccaatgtctagctctaataccatttgtgaccGTCTAAACTCaacgctaacagatattgtcctctttaggctttttctttcgggcctCTCCCTAAAGGGTTTTAAAAACCCGTATGCTATGGAGatgtttacacacccttaaaaataatgttttgttcccatcTCCATTGAAATCGCACATAAATACTGTTGATCAATGAAGTTTCCCAACTCTCTACAATAGCAGTGAGATCATTCATTCAACTTAACCCAACACAATCAAACCACCAAACTCGAAATGAATTTCTTCACAAATAccaaaatcaatcaaacaaacaaatagttTCAACCAAAACAAGGAAGAATAGTTTCAACCACAACAAAGAGCTCACTTCTTCGGCCAATCAAGCTTCTCCTCCGCCCTAGGCGGCCTATACAAAAACCTCCCCTGCGGCCGCAACATCGCGGCACACATAGGCAGAACTGAGACCGGCGCCAAATTGGGGGTTCGCAATGACGACGTTCTGTCACTCAGAGGTTCCCCAAACCGCCGCTCATCGTTGGTCAATAAGCCGTGGAGGAACTTGACGGTGTTGGGCCCTCGAAATCCAATGACAGAGTGAGACATCAAATGGCAGATTCAGATACCATTTATTCATATGAAATTCGGATATTATTTTCCGTGGAACAGTTATCTTATTTCCCGACCTTCATGCTTTGTTAAAGGCATTTATCTTTTTCAAGATATACATCCAAAGtcttttcataaattttagaaacacATTTTGTATCCACCCGACTTTTTTAAGCTCGATATGGTCATGAATTTTTTACGGCACGTCATTTTAaagtagaaacaaaaacatgcaAATCATAAACTCATACATTTCAAACAAATACCTAAAGGTATCCATTTAAAAGCAAATCATAAAACACctataaattgaatttttgtccaaaaaaaattacattaccctaacaaaagaaaaaaaaaactttgaatcTCTTAAGCTTCTAGTTTCTTTATGCATTGAGTTCATGAGTTGTTCCTTTGAAGCCAAGTGAGAACACAAGATTTATGATACACATGTCCGAAGGGCATTCTGCTCACTTCTTCCCCGCCGTCCTTCATCTCATCATAACACACACTATAATTCCCCAAATCTTCTCCCCCAAACCCATCGAATTGCTCCTTCTTCAACCTCTCTATCCCCGTCTCCGGCGCCCCTCTCCTCCCCGAAAAGTCGTCAAAAATTTTcgtctcctcctcctcctcctccgcagTCGCACTCTGGTCCAACCAAAACATCTGTATGTAATCGATTTCCGAAACGATGTAGAACGTTAGATTGTCATTTCTGCACGCCATTTGAACGACGAACGAGGCAATCCTTCGAGCAATGACATTTTTCATTGTGGTGCCAAGGTTGTAGGAACTCAGAAATTCCTCGACGTAAGCtctgttagataaaacctgagtttttctttatttagattcacacgatttgattagttgattgaatacctgaccatttgacaaacacgtcgaatggattaccaAAGTTATGGATTACCAGAGTGTTAGAGGGCAATTTTGTAGGGAGTGGCACAGAATTTAGTTGGTCACTCTCAACCGTTGAgaataagttatatttaaatagaaaatctgttcaaaaaatttgacaaCCTGATTTTAAGCCCACTCAAAANtaagttatatttaaatagaaaatctgttcaaaaaatttgacaaCCTGATTTTAAGCCCACTCAAAATTTCAGGCaattctctcttattttaggcgttttattttcttccaacaacttaCAGTCAACGATTTTCTgtcaccgaaaagaaaataatttcccTGGCCCATTATCGAaaaacaacaagtggtatcagagccaagttgaaGTCATCGgtggtatatcattgcggaggagccaacctatcaacaatcaagttgaatagctcaagtggttagagcgtcgacCTAACAAAACACAGGTCTCAGAtttgagtagaagaaaatgccaAGCGCGAAAATAAACACACCGTGGGGTCCATCTCGAGCAGGTTCGCTCACTCCTCCAAGCCGCCGCCAAGTGCCgacatctccatcaccaccacgaaGAGGCCGACGCCGTGATGACAGGGCGTACAGGCGCAAGGGTTATGGCACGCTGTCGagccagaggaaggagaaacgatTGAGTACCGGGAGGATCAGCTGGCGTTCGCTGCCATATTACGATCTGTGCCCCCAGAGATGCTGGCATCTTTGTCCACCAAGCGCACAACGCAATCGGCCTGAGAGGGAATCAAATCCCGTCGGGTCGGTTTACAGCGAGTGCGGGGAATCCAACATTGAGCAGCTGCGAAAGGAGCTCTAGGAGATCCGCTTTAAGGATGGCAAATTcgtcgatgatttttcaatgcggatcacggggctcgccaacagcatTACCACTCTCGGTGGCAGCATCAGCAAGacagaaatcgtgaagaagatgctgcaGGTCGTCCCCGATCACCTTGAGCAAGTCTCGatttcaatcgagacattgcttgacgtgAACGACCTAACGGCGGTAGAAGAGGTGACTGGAAGACTGCGTAACGTTGAGCAGCGGAAGAAAAATACCGTTTCAGCTGTCGACAAGGAGggtcgtctactcctcactAAGGAGGAATGacttgcacgcctaaagctccgtGATGGCAGAGCAATGGGCCCTCTTGCCGCAAAGGCagtaagaagccatggaaatctCGTCGGCGCATGCACGGGAAAGAGGcagatcaaaagaaggaggagccgaTTGATGACGGGCCAATCTAGTGCTCgtactgtgggaagagaggtcacctgagcaagaattgctaGAGCAAGCTCAGGAGTAAGGAGACGGccgagaaggcccatgtggctcaatccgaggaggacgagccgacccttttcatggtgactgcATCAATCCTACCTGACGTCCCTAATTCCGATTCCAAATCCAcggaggtaatcgacgacggcatAACTGCTCCGGTGAGCGTCGAACCTGAGNCCAAGCGCGAAAATAAACACACCGTGGGGTCCATCTCGAGCAGGTTCGCTCACTCCTCCAAGCCGCCGCCAAGTGCCgacatctccatcaccaccacgaaGAGGCCGACGCCGTGATGACAGGGCGTACAGGCGCAAGGGTTATGGCACGCTGTCGagccagaggaaggagaaacgatTGAGTACCGGGAGGATCAGCTGGCGTTCGCTGCCATATTACGATCTGTGCCCCCAGAGATGCTGGCATCTTTGTCCACCAAGCGCACAACGCAATCGGCCTGAGAGGGAATCAAATCCCGTCGGGNTGCCATATTACGATCTGTGCCCCCAGAGATGCTGGCATCTTTGTCCACCAAGCGCACAACGCAATCGGCCTGAGAGGGAATCAAATCCCGTCGGGTCGGTTTACAGCGAGTGCGGGGAATCCAACATTGAGCAGCTGCGAAAGGAGCTCTAGGAGATCCGCTTTAAGGATGGCGAATTcgtcgatgatttttcaatgcggatcacggggctcgccaacagcatTACCACTCTCGGTGGCAGCATCAGCAAGacagaaatcgtgaagaagatgctgcaGGTCGTCCCCGATCACCTTGAGCAAGTCTCGatttcaatcgagacattgcttgacgtgAACGACCTAACGGCGGTAGAAGAGGTGACTGGAAGACTGCGTAACGTTGAGCAGCGGAAGAAAAATACCGTTTCAGCTGTCGACAAGGAGggtcgtctactcctcactAAGGAGGAATGacttgcacgcctaaagctccgtGATGGCAGAGCAATGGGCCCTCTTGCCGCAAAGGCagtaagaagccatggaaatctCGTCGGCGCATGCACGGGAAAGAGGcagatcaaaagaaggaggagccgaTTGATGACGGGCCAATCCAGTGCTCgtactgtgggaagagaggtcacctgagcaagaattgctaGAGCAAGCTCAGGAGTAAGGAGACGGccgagaaggcccatgtggctcaatccgaggaggacgagccgacccttttcatggtgactgcATCAATCCTACCTGACGTCCCTAATTCCGATTCCAAATCCAcggaggtaatcgacgacggcataactgctccggtgagcgtcgaacctgaggaagagctccaattgtgcataacaaaggcaccggctggggagccaatttaactgaaggaggagcgagtgttcaCTCAAATCGGTGAAAGAGGCGAGCAGCAAGAGCACTGGCGATGGGTCCTTGACacgggggcaacaaaccatatgaccgggTCCAAGTTTGTGTTCTGCGAGCTTGACTCGGGGATTCGCGGGATGGTAAAATTCAGCAACGGCTCtgtcgtcgagatcgaagggcacgacaccatcctgttcgtcgACAAGGGAGGCAAGCATCACAAGCTGACCagcgtctacttcatcccgaggcttaaggctaatattgtgagcctgggtcaactcgtTAAGGCCGACTGCCACATTTCCATCAAGCGCGGGCTACTTAGGATCCGCGATGATCGACGACGgttgctcacgcaagttcAGTGTACGGCAAACCGTCTTTACATCCTagagttggagatagagcaacaAGTCAACCTCTCGCCCAGGTACCagaggatggaagacctattaggaagaggtgaaccaTCTGGACTCGCGGCGcgccaactcgaagaagaggtggccgaACAAGACATGGAGTCTAGAGGACATGTCCCCAGGGACActgagccatagggctcaaatcggagttcaaacaaaataaggtagatataccacaggttttaggaggagattgttaaataaaacctgttttttttcttatttagattcacacgatttcaTTAGTTGATTGAATACGTCTGTTTGATCATTTGACAAACACATCGAATGGATTACCAAAGTTTTAGACAGCAATTTTGTAGGgagtggcacagatttagttggccactgtccagccatttttaggataagttatatttaaataggaaatctgttcagaagatttcacaattttaaacaCACCAAAATTTTagcaattttctctctttgttattttacgcgttttattttcttccaacaacttaCCGTCAACGATTTCatctcaccgaaaagaaaaggatttccCTCGCCCATTATCGAAAAACAACAAGCTCGGCAGAACAACGGATCTTCGAGCTCTCGCAGAGGAAGGGGGAACTGAGCATCCGCCATTGTAGTAGGGAGAGTTTCATGGACGATACTGAAAGGATATCCGGAGAACGGCGATCCGGTGAGCAGACGGCTTGAATGACCTATTCGGATTTGGAGAAGCTGATCGAGACCGTCGTAGCGGTGGAAATTGCAGCGGAATGTGGCCGAATCTGTGAAAGACATTGTTGATTATTGAGAGGAAGAAACTTAGGATTATgattattgaagaaaattattgagAGGAAGAAACTTGTGATTATTTATACTTATGAGtgaagaagataaaaagagattagagattgaattttgataaactgaatctcaaattttaaattctttttcatctcCCGTGCAACAGTTATCTTATTTTCAGACATTCATGCTTAGTTAAAGGCATTTATCTTTTTCAAGATATACATCCAAAGtcttttcataaattttagaaacacATTTTGTATTCACTCGACTGTCTTAAGCTCTAGATCGTCATGAATTTGTTACTAAATGCATATTAACgccattttaaaatagaaacaaaaacatgtcaATCATTGACTAATTTCAAAGAATTAACCAAAGGTACCCCTTTAAAAGCAAATCATAAAATGCAAAAATTGTTAGGATTGATTTAGTtgtttggattagatttgatttagtcgATTTAGtggatttgatttgttttcgATGTATTCTATAATACTATATAATAGCCAATTTCATATTTGGTTAAGAGTGAAATTTCTTCCAATTTATCTAATCTTTCTAGTTTTCTCTCCCTGTTCCTAACATTGCGGTATCACAGCCATGCTCTAAACTAGTTAAAACTAGAAGCAGCAGTCTTCTACGTgtgtaataataaaagtatgtcGATGGAGAGTCCAGTTGTGCAGTTTGCTGGAGGAAGGAGTCAAGGTCGTGGAAGCTTTAGAGGCAGAGGAAGGGGACGAGGCAAACAAACCTTCAACAAAGCCACAGTGGAGTGCTATAACTGTCACAAGCTAGGACCTTTTCAATGGGAATGTCAAAGCAATACCAGACGAGGCAAACAAACCTTCAACAAGGCCACAGTGGAGTGCTATAACTGTCAGAAGCTAGGACATTTTCAATGGGAATGTCAAAGCAATACTAGACGAGGCAGACAAACCTTCAACAAGGCCAATAGAGAAGATATGTGGTTCCTTGACTCGGGATGTAGCAATCATATGTGTGGGaagaaggaatatttttcagatttttatGGAAGTTTAAGAGATTCAGTGAAGCTGGGCAATAACTCAAGCATGGTTGTAACCGAAAAGGGTAATGTACGACTGCAAGTGAATGAAATCATAATGATAATCACAGAAGTGTTCTATGTGCCAGACCTGAGGAACAATTTGTTGAGTATTGGTACATTGCAAGCAAAGGGGCTtacctttttgtttcaaaatgaaaCGTTCAAGGGGTTTCATCCTGAGAGAGGCTTAATCATGAAGACAAAGATGTTCTCGAATCGAATGTTCGCCCTGCATGCTATACCTCAGCCTATAGCATCCACTCGTTTCAATACAATCACAGAAGATATTGAGCAACTTTGGCATTGTAGATATGGACATTTGGGCTTTAAGGGATTAAAGACTCTTCAACGAAAGAAGATGGTGGATGGTTTACCACAACTCAAGTCTCCATTGAAACTATGTAAAAATTGTCTAGTGGGTAAGCAACAAAGACACTCGTTTCCAAAAAGGAGCACATGCTGAGCTACAAAAATTCTCCAATTGGTGCATGCTGATATTTGTGGACCGATCAAACCCATCTCAAACAGCAAGAAAAGGTACTTGATTACTTTCACAGATGACTTCAGTAGAAAAACATGGGTCTATTtcttaatagaaaaatcagaAGCCTTTGCtgtatttaaaaactttaagatgcatgttgagaaggaaacaaactcATTTATTAAAGCCTTACGAACGGATCGAGGAGGAGAGTTACATTACAAGAATTCACCAATTTTTGTGATGTAAATGGTATACAAAGACAATTGACAACTACATACACGCCACAGTAGAACGGAGTTGCGGAACGGAAAAATAGAACTATTATGAATATGGTTAGTAGTATTttttcagaaaagaaaattctgaAAAGTTTTTGGCCTGAAGCAGTTAACTGAATTGTGCATGTACTGAATCGAAGTCCAACATTGGCTTTCAACAATAAAACTCCAGAAGAAGCTTGGAGTGCAGTCAAACCTTTAGTCAAGTATTTTAGAGTTTTTGGATGTATCTCTCATGTTCATGTGCCTGACCATAAAAGAACTAAGCTGAATGATAACAATTTGAGTTGTGTTTTGCTGGGAGTTAGTGAAGAGTCAAAGTCTTATAGACTCTATGATCCAACTTTACAAAGGATCATAATAAGTAGGGATGTTGTATTCGAGGAAGATAAGAGTTGGTACTGGGATACGACCTATAAAGAATCCATTATGTGCGATCTGGAAAGGGGTGTTCAAGAGGAGGCAGCAAGTGTGTTTGATGAAAACGAAAAAGGGAGCGAATCTAATATAGAAGCTGCAGAGGAAAATATTTCCTCTGGCTCTTTGAATGAAGCAAGCTCTCCTTCTCCGGCTGAAGAAAACCCTCGTTAGAATAGGAGACCACCAATCTGGATGAGAGACTATGTAACAGGAGACGATCTTTCTGAAGAAGATAATGAATCTCACTCTGCCATGTCTACCACTACTGACCCTGTAAACTTTGAAGACGCATTGAAGAGTGAGAAATGGAGGCAAGCCATGGATTTAGAGTGAGAAATGGAGGCAAGCCATGGATTTGGAAATGGaagcaataaatagaaataacacATGAGAATTGATGGAGTTACGTGAGGGAGGAAAGAAGATTGGAGtaaaatggatttataagacgaaattcaatgaaaatgggaaaGTCGACAAATACAATACTAGGCTTGTTGCAAAGGGGTATACTCAACAGCATGGGGTAGACTATACTGAAGTATTTGCACCTGTTGCGCGTATGGAGACAATTCGTTTGGTGGTAGCACTTGCATCTGGTCCATCTATCAACTGGA
This window contains:
- the LOC111785539 gene encoding E3 ubiquitin-protein ligase CIP8-like, with the translated sequence MKNVIARRIASFVVQMACRNDNLTFYIVSEIDYIQMFWLDQSATAEEEEEETKIFDDFSGRRGAPETGIERLKKEQFDGFGGEDLGNYSVCYDEMKDGGEEVSRMPFGHVYHKSCVLTWLQRNNS